A single region of the Anaerolineales bacterium genome encodes:
- a CDS encoding type 2 isopentenyl-diphosphate Delta-isomerase has product MTTTHNTPPSNDDPLIEQRKKDHVEITRFKDVQSELTTGLERYHYMHRALPDLNLDAVDTAITVFGKRLAAPILISSMTGGILEGTPINRTLAAAAQHAGIAMGLGSQRAAIIRPELAETFRVRDVAPDILLFANVGAVQLNYGFTVDDYRRAVDMAETDALILHFNALQEAVQPEGDRDFSGLLPKLETLCRTIGVPVIAKEVGWGFSKEDIRRLVSVGVNAIDVAGAGGTSWSQVESFREMTEVQQTIARAFVGWGIPTADAIRYVREAAPDMPIFASGGLKDGIDVAKCITLGASLGGFAQRFIKVADQGVDAVIRLIEIVRQQLQITMFMTASADIAALRKAEMS; this is encoded by the coding sequence ATGACAACCACACACAATACACCGCCTTCCAACGACGACCCGCTGATCGAACAGCGGAAAAAAGATCACGTCGAGATCACGCGATTCAAGGACGTTCAATCCGAGCTAACCACCGGTTTAGAACGCTATCACTACATGCACCGCGCCCTTCCTGACCTGAATCTTGACGCGGTAGATACGGCGATCACCGTGTTTGGGAAACGCCTCGCCGCGCCGATTCTTATCTCCTCCATGACGGGCGGGATACTGGAAGGGACGCCAATCAACCGGACGCTGGCGGCGGCGGCACAGCACGCCGGAATCGCCATGGGCTTGGGGTCACAGCGGGCGGCGATCATCCGCCCAGAGCTTGCCGAGACGTTTCGCGTCCGCGATGTCGCCCCCGACATTCTCCTGTTTGCCAATGTCGGCGCGGTGCAGTTGAACTATGGCTTCACGGTGGATGATTACCGCCGCGCCGTCGATATGGCGGAAACGGACGCCCTCATCCTCCACTTCAACGCCCTCCAAGAGGCGGTTCAGCCAGAAGGTGACCGCGATTTCAGCGGGCTGCTGCCCAAGCTAGAAACGCTCTGCCGCACGATTGGCGTCCCGGTCATTGCCAAAGAGGTTGGGTGGGGGTTCAGCAAAGAGGACATACGCCGCTTGGTCAGCGTGGGCGTCAACGCCATTGATGTGGCGGGCGCAGGCGGCACTTCGTGGAGTCAGGTTGAATCGTTCCGCGAAATGACCGAAGTTCAACAGACAATTGCCCGCGCCTTCGTTGGGTGGGGCATTCCCACCGCCGACGCCATTCGCTACGTCCGCGAGGCTGCGCCGGATATGCCCATCTTCGCCAGCGGTGGCTTGAAAGATGGCATTGACGTGGCAAAATGCATCACCTTGGGGGCATCGTTAGGGGGCTTTGCACAGCGCTTTATCAAAGTGGCTGATCAGGGCGTTGATGCCGTGATCCGACTCATTGAAATTGTGCGACAACAACTCCAAATCACCATGTTTATGACGGCTTCAGCGGATATTGCCGCCTTACGGAAGGCGGAGATGAGTTGA
- a CDS encoding protein kinase, which translates to MDPCIGQKFGEYNVISKLGKGGMATVYRARQTSVERDVAIKIIRSDKIDDPLFGERFTREARTIARLSHPHILKVFGFGHENDVAYLVMELLEGGSLAQLLRASGAIPLEKSGRMLDQIAGALDYAHQQGIIHRDLKPDNVLLDKMHNAFLTDFGIAKLLNETTNITQTGMVMGTPAYMAPELWNGARADNRSDVYALGVILFEMLTGRVPYAGDTPFRMMAMHVHDPLPSISALNPAIPSIIDPIFIRSLAKNPDERFVSAGQLAESFRSVILTGNLPAWFGSSQGTIGLTNPLPVTPGGTSIPPRYPTPPVGVNVSGGYSPTQMPGVSDGATIGGGSMPAPEAAPAANPRRGGAGVIVLGVIALALIAGIAALVLTRPSNGVPNTEATNQVLELTKAAEDAAHLEETRLALAGTVAGNTQPTATFTATNTATGSPSPTSSVSPTSTPSPTSSPTPILTETPNLTVEAQLTANGEAAMIASATQVALNGEATLDAMATAFQATFAVTLTSQAAVIQTETAVAGIQASATAAIANLQATNSAALNITGTAMSNANATISAATATQNALFSMATATQNALFANATLNAQGTSVALLMERSTIAAATISAVQTNVAVQNATQGAIYALGTANAQMTAVAALVKTESAPPPNSGVAYPTTRCSGFMPSRLIVGAGARITPGEPNILRDAPGTGNRIGALLGGSLVTVMEGPQCTKAADGEGLAWWKVNSSGQIGWTAEGKGLEYWVEPAYDTGVPGGGTVGVCGTSPATRLKVFGYGRVTPSGSANLLNSLAGRPSVNSSITTIARVAPSERFRVLGGPICNHGITWYEVEYKSQYGWMGESDSSGYWSEPVASPVTAVARTATPKATATTTTSDQSPPAYNNRNYIPAGAVIIGNGEFQVEQYCTARGYKTALTNSNKDWACTNADGSTAFTLTAKDFDTICQGWYSEPRAFALQVGTSSTLAYNWRCYRFQ; encoded by the coding sequence ATGGATCCCTGTATCGGGCAGAAGTTCGGCGAATACAATGTTATCTCCAAACTGGGGAAAGGCGGCATGGCAACCGTCTATCGCGCACGGCAGACATCTGTTGAGCGCGATGTGGCGATCAAAATCATCCGCTCAGACAAGATTGATGATCCCCTCTTTGGGGAGCGGTTCACCCGCGAGGCGCGAACAATTGCCCGCCTGAGCCACCCCCACATTTTAAAGGTCTTTGGCTTTGGGCATGAAAACGACGTTGCCTATTTGGTCATGGAACTGCTCGAAGGCGGCAGTTTGGCGCAACTGCTGCGGGCGAGTGGGGCAATCCCCCTCGAAAAATCGGGGCGGATGCTCGATCAGATTGCCGGCGCGCTGGATTACGCCCATCAACAGGGGATTATCCACCGCGACCTGAAGCCGGATAACGTCCTTTTGGACAAAATGCACAACGCCTTCCTGACCGATTTCGGGATCGCCAAACTGCTTAACGAGACGACGAACATCACCCAAACGGGGATGGTGATGGGGACTCCGGCGTACATGGCGCCGGAACTGTGGAACGGCGCACGGGCGGATAACCGCAGCGATGTCTATGCCCTCGGCGTGATCCTCTTTGAGATGCTCACCGGGCGCGTCCCCTACGCGGGCGATACCCCCTTCCGCATGATGGCGATGCACGTCCACGACCCGCTGCCCTCTATCTCCGCGCTCAACCCTGCTATTCCGTCTATTATCGACCCGATCTTCATCCGTTCTTTGGCGAAAAACCCCGATGAACGCTTTGTCTCCGCCGGACAGCTTGCCGAATCGTTCCGCAGCGTCATATTGACTGGAAACCTTCCGGCGTGGTTTGGCAGTTCGCAAGGGACAATCGGCTTGACAAACCCCCTTCCGGTGACCCCGGGCGGGACGTCCATCCCCCCCCGTTACCCCACGCCGCCTGTCGGGGTGAATGTTTCGGGGGGCTATTCTCCTACCCAAATGCCCGGCGTCAGCGATGGAGCCACCATCGGCGGTGGGTCGATGCCCGCCCCCGAAGCTGCGCCCGCCGCCAATCCCCGGCGCGGCGGCGCGGGCGTGATCGTCTTGGGGGTGATCGCCCTCGCCCTGATTGCCGGCATTGCCGCACTCGTCCTCACCCGCCCAAGCAACGGTGTGCCAAACACAGAGGCGACCAATCAGGTCTTGGAGCTGACGAAAGCCGCCGAGGATGCGGCGCACTTGGAAGAAACGCGCCTTGCCCTTGCCGGAACAGTGGCGGGCAACACGCAGCCCACCGCCACCTTCACCGCCACAAACACAGCGACGGGCAGCCCATCGCCCACAAGCAGCGTCTCGCCTACAAGCACCCCCTCGCCGACGAGTTCGCCCACACCCATCCTCACCGAGACGCCGAACCTCACCGTAGAGGCGCAGCTTACGGCGAATGGCGAGGCAGCGATGATTGCCAGTGCCACCCAAGTGGCACTCAATGGGGAAGCCACCTTAGACGCGATGGCAACGGCGTTTCAGGCGACCTTTGCCGTCACGCTGACCTCACAAGCCGCCGTGATCCAGACGGAAACGGCAGTTGCCGGCATACAGGCAAGCGCCACCGCGGCTATCGCCAACCTTCAGGCGACGAACAGCGCTGCGCTCAATATCACGGGGACGGCAATGAGCAACGCCAATGCGACGATCAGCGCCGCCACTGCCACGCAAAATGCGCTCTTTAGCATGGCGACGGCGACCCAAAACGCGCTCTTTGCCAACGCCACCCTAAACGCACAAGGGACGAGCGTCGCCCTGCTGATGGAACGCAGCACGATTGCCGCTGCAACCATTTCCGCCGTCCAGACGAATGTCGCCGTCCAGAACGCCACGCAAGGCGCCATCTATGCCTTAGGGACGGCGAACGCCCAAATGACAGCCGTTGCTGCCCTTGTCAAAACAGAGAGTGCGCCGCCGCCGAATTCGGGAGTGGCTTATCCAACAACGCGCTGTTCAGGCTTTATGCCCTCCCGCCTGATCGTCGGCGCGGGAGCGCGAATCACCCCCGGTGAGCCGAACATCCTGCGCGATGCGCCCGGCACGGGCAACCGCATCGGGGCGCTTTTGGGCGGGTCGTTGGTCACTGTTATGGAAGGTCCGCAGTGTACAAAAGCAGCCGATGGCGAAGGCTTGGCATGGTGGAAGGTCAACAGCAGCGGTCAGATTGGCTGGACAGCAGAGGGCAAAGGGCTGGAATATTGGGTGGAACCGGCGTATGATACCGGCGTCCCGGGCGGGGGAACAGTGGGCGTGTGCGGCACGTCGCCAGCCACCCGCCTGAAAGTCTTTGGCTACGGGCGCGTCACGCCGAGCGGATCGGCAAACTTGCTGAACAGCCTTGCCGGACGCCCCTCGGTGAACTCCTCCATCACAACGATTGCCCGTGTCGCCCCGTCAGAGCGCTTCCGCGTCCTCGGCGGTCCGATCTGCAATCACGGGATCACGTGGTATGAGGTGGAGTACAAATCCCAATACGGCTGGATGGGCGAGAGCGACTCCAGCGGCTATTGGTCAGAACCCGTCGCCTCACCCGTCACCGCAGTGGCACGCACCGCTACGCCTAAAGCAACAGCGACAACGACCACCTCAGACCAATCGCCGCCCGCCTATAACAACCGGAACTACATCCCAGCAGGGGCGGTGATCATTGGCAATGGAGAGTTCCAAGTAGAGCAATACTGCACGGCGAGAGGCTATAAAACCGCTCTGACAAACAGCAACAAGGATTGGGCGTGTACGAATGCCGATGGCTCAACCGCCTTCACCCTCACGGCAAAGGACTTTGATACGATTTGTCAGGGGTGGTACAGCGAGCCAAGAGCGTTTGCCCTCCAAGTGGGGACATCCTCCACACTGGCATATAACTGGCGCTGCTACCGCTTCCAGTAG
- a CDS encoding carotenoid 1,2-hydratase produces MKHRLYPFILAGAAVIALGILGVRGLRGARAPEYSADVVAALGGSSTEGFARALTVRPFVFPADHAAHGEFQTEWWYNTGNLSTAEGRRFGIHFTIFRRALSPTMPKRDSEWATNQVYFADFALADVSANQFYVYERFSRSAAGLAGAEPDPAQGVRIWLEDWAIRGTDSQASGFHLKAGEGDIALDLTLRPTKPPALQGDRGLSLKSSIAGSASYYYSLTRNEAQGTITVKGETFVVSGTTWFDHEFSTSVLGENAVGWDWFSIQLDHGREVMFFTIRQKDGGVEPNSHGTLIEADGTTHELPLSAYTITPLGTWASERTGAVYPSGWRITIQTPTGDLLLEGTPLLLNQELNTTTAYWEGATRFTGTDGGVPVSGYGYVELTGYNRSPAQREYSRQ; encoded by the coding sequence GTGAAACATCGTCTTTACCCGTTTATCCTTGCGGGGGCGGCGGTGATCGCCCTCGGCATTTTAGGCGTGCGCGGCTTGCGCGGCGCCCGTGCGCCGGAATACAGCGCCGATGTCGTTGCTGCGCTAGGGGGGAGCAGCACAGAAGGTTTTGCCCGCGCCCTCACCGTCCGTCCTTTTGTCTTTCCGGCTGACCACGCCGCGCATGGTGAATTTCAAACCGAGTGGTGGTACAACACGGGCAATCTCAGCACCGCTGAGGGGCGGCGCTTTGGGATTCACTTCACCATCTTCCGGCGGGCGCTCAGCCCGACCATGCCCAAACGAGACTCCGAGTGGGCGACGAATCAAGTCTATTTTGCCGACTTCGCCCTTGCCGATGTCAGCGCCAACCAATTTTACGTCTATGAGCGCTTCAGTCGCAGCGCGGCGGGGCTTGCTGGCGCTGAGCCTGACCCCGCCCAGGGTGTTCGGATTTGGCTTGAAGATTGGGCGATTCGCGGTACAGACAGCCAAGCCAGCGGCTTCCATCTGAAGGCGGGGGAGGGCGATATTGCCCTTGATCTGACGCTGCGCCCCACAAAACCGCCCGCTCTGCAAGGGGATCGCGGGTTGAGCCTGAAAAGCAGCATCGCCGGCAGCGCCAGCTATTACTACTCCCTGACGCGCAACGAGGCGCAAGGGACGATCACCGTGAAGGGGGAAACCTTCGTCGTCAGCGGCACGACATGGTTTGATCACGAGTTCAGCACAAGTGTTTTAGGCGAAAACGCCGTCGGGTGGGATTGGTTTTCCATCCAGTTGGACCATGGGCGGGAGGTGATGTTCTTTACCATTCGCCAGAAGGATGGCGGGGTAGAGCCAAACTCTCATGGAACACTGATTGAAGCGGACGGGACAACCCACGAACTCCCCCTGAGCGCCTATACGATCACGCCCTTAGGGACATGGGCAAGCGAGCGCACGGGCGCGGTGTACCCCTCCGGCTGGCGAATCACCATCCAGACGCCAACGGGCGACCTGCTTTTGGAAGGGACGCCGCTCCTCCTGAACCAGGAATTGAACACGACGACGGCCTATTGGGAGGGGGCGACGCGCTTCACTGGCACCGATGGCGGTGTGCCGGTCAGCGGTTATGGCTATGTGGAACTGACCGGGTACAACCGCAGTCCGGCACAGCGGGAATACAGCCGCCAGTGA
- a CDS encoding flavin reductase family protein: MPVESQVLRAAMRQWATGVTVVTTYHQGALAGMTVSSFTSVALEPPTVLVCLNKDTYAHALVRQSGVYAISMLGQGQEALSNRFAGIDKTITDRFAGIAYTTAETGSPLLAGAIAWFDCAVVNSIETGTHTIFIAEVIAAHSEPDLAPLLYHNRTYKRLVPTAEEGTG; the protein is encoded by the coding sequence ATGCCCGTAGAGTCTCAGGTACTGCGTGCCGCCATGCGCCAATGGGCAACAGGGGTGACCGTCGTCACCACCTACCATCAGGGCGCGTTGGCGGGTATGACCGTCAGTAGTTTTACCTCTGTCGCCCTTGAACCGCCCACCGTCCTCGTCTGCCTGAACAAAGATACCTATGCCCATGCCCTTGTTCGGCAATCGGGCGTGTATGCCATCTCCATGTTGGGGCAGGGGCAAGAGGCGCTCTCCAACCGCTTTGCGGGGATTGATAAGACGATCACCGATCGCTTTGCAGGCATCGCCTACACAACAGCCGAGACCGGATCGCCGCTCCTAGCGGGGGCGATTGCCTGGTTCGACTGCGCCGTCGTCAACAGCATCGAGACGGGGACACACACCATCTTCATCGCTGAGGTCATCGCCGCTCACAGCGAGCCTGACTTAGCCCCCCTGCTTTACCACAACCGCACCTACAAGCGGCTTGTGCCAACCGCCGAAGAAGGCACGGGCTAA
- a CDS encoding heavy-metal-associated domain-containing protein — MKNETKTVVVPNISCGHCVHTIQEELSEVVGVVTVKADQATKHVEVSWGDPATWEAIQAKLVEINYPPAQPNVTIN, encoded by the coding sequence ATGAAAAACGAGACAAAAACCGTTGTCGTGCCGAACATTAGCTGTGGGCATTGTGTTCACACCATTCAAGAGGAACTCAGCGAGGTGGTGGGGGTGGTTACCGTCAAGGCTGACCAAGCGACGAAACACGTTGAAGTGTCGTGGGGAGACCCCGCCACATGGGAGGCAATCCAAGCCAAATTGGTGGAGATTAACTATCCACCCGCGCAGCCAAACGTGACGATCAATTAG
- a CDS encoding metal-sensing transcriptional repressor, with the protein MEQPTKKAVLNRLKSTLGHLNGILQMVEEDRYCIDVIKQLQAAQAALAKVSQVILEDHLHTCVITAVQGNDAAEREKALREVSEVFANTL; encoded by the coding sequence ATGGAACAACCAACAAAGAAAGCCGTTCTCAACCGGCTCAAAAGCACACTTGGACACCTGAACGGAATTCTTCAGATGGTTGAGGAGGATCGCTACTGCATCGATGTGATCAAGCAGCTTCAAGCGGCGCAAGCGGCGTTGGCAAAGGTGAGCCAAGTGATTCTTGAAGATCATCTCCATACCTGTGTGATCACTGCCGTGCAGGGCAACGATGCCGCCGAGCGCGAGAAAGCGCTCCGTGAAGTGAGCGAAGTTTTTGCGAACACCCTGTAG
- a CDS encoding response regulator produces MSRERVLVVDDSADNREFIVSAILKPNQYEPLEARDGVECMEIARKESPDLILLDLQMPRLDGLGVLDALRRENLAIPVILMTFHGSEEIAVEVFRKGVRDYVKKPYTPEEMLRAIEGSLTETRLRREKEALTGRLLAANKDLHARVKELNTIYTIGKSVTALLDPAQLLARVVEAAVVVTGAEGGSLILAEEGDLILRAVKRRGEAHARPTAEITQDRIAERAIQSGEIVSLTPQQMTLMKSRNPNAPHAVMFVPIKLSGRTIGVVGVENITVAKAFSEHEGALVSALGDYAAIAIENARNFQALEEAKEREQMQIRRAFERYAAPSVVDRILRAPDGLTLGGQRREVSILFADLRGYTNFTQQAAPESVVELLNAYMTLAAEVIFAREGTLDNYLGSTIMAIFNAPEEQSDHLYRAVDAAIALQHAIQEMNAKHKISLALGIGVAVGEAIIGNVGTQRAMHYTALGGVVGTAKRLQERAAAGQTLAEEEVITRLGDLLEAERLGATGGTSEQGQVGQAVVYLIKGLA; encoded by the coding sequence ATGTCACGCGAACGAGTGCTGGTGGTGGACGATAGCGCCGATAACCGCGAGTTCATTGTCTCCGCCATTCTAAAACCAAATCAGTATGAGCCACTGGAAGCCCGTGATGGTGTGGAATGTATGGAGATTGCCCGCAAAGAATCTCCCGACCTGATCTTGCTTGACCTGCAAATGCCGCGCTTGGATGGCTTAGGCGTGCTGGATGCGCTCCGTCGGGAAAATCTCGCCATTCCAGTTATCCTGATGACCTTTCACGGGTCGGAAGAAATTGCCGTTGAAGTATTCCGCAAGGGCGTTCGGGATTATGTCAAAAAGCCTTATACCCCAGAGGAAATGCTCCGCGCCATTGAAGGCAGCCTTACCGAGACGCGCCTTCGCCGCGAGAAAGAGGCGCTCACCGGACGCCTTCTTGCCGCCAACAAAGACCTTCACGCCCGCGTGAAAGAATTAAACACAATCTACACCATCGGCAAAAGTGTCACCGCCTTGCTTGATCCGGCGCAGCTTTTGGCACGGGTGGTTGAGGCGGCAGTGGTCGTCACCGGCGCAGAGGGCGGCAGCCTGATCTTGGCTGAGGAGGGCGATCTCATCCTGCGGGCGGTTAAACGGCGCGGGGAGGCACACGCCCGCCCCACCGCTGAAATCACCCAAGACCGTATTGCCGAACGCGCCATTCAAAGCGGGGAGATCGTCTCCCTGACCCCCCAGCAAATGACGCTGATGAAATCGCGCAACCCGAACGCCCCCCATGCCGTGATGTTCGTCCCGATCAAACTCAGCGGGCGGACGATTGGAGTCGTCGGCGTTGAAAACATTACAGTGGCAAAGGCGTTTTCCGAACATGAGGGGGCGCTTGTCTCCGCCTTGGGAGATTACGCCGCTATCGCCATTGAGAACGCCCGCAACTTTCAGGCGTTGGAAGAAGCCAAAGAGCGCGAACAGATGCAGATTCGCCGCGCCTTCGAGCGCTATGCTGCCCCTAGTGTGGTGGATCGCATTTTGCGTGCGCCGGACGGTCTGACCCTTGGCGGGCAACGGCGCGAGGTGAGCATCCTCTTTGCCGATCTGCGCGGCTATACAAATTTCACCCAACAGGCGGCGCCGGAAAGCGTCGTTGAACTGCTGAACGCCTATATGACTTTGGCAGCGGAGGTGATCTTTGCCCGTGAGGGGACGCTGGATAACTACCTCGGCAGCACGATCATGGCGATCTTCAATGCCCCGGAAGAACAAAGCGACCACCTCTACCGCGCTGTTGATGCGGCAATTGCCCTTCAGCACGCCATCCAAGAGATGAACGCCAAGCACAAGATAAGCCTTGCCTTAGGGATAGGGGTTGCCGTTGGCGAGGCAATTATCGGCAATGTGGGGACGCAGCGGGCGATGCATTATACGGCGTTGGGCGGGGTTGTTGGCACGGCAAAGCGCCTTCAAGAACGCGCCGCCGCCGGACAAACTCTTGCCGAGGAAGAGGTCATCACCCGCTTGGGCGATCTTCTTGAGGCAGAGCGCTTAGGGGCAACAGGCGGGACATCCGAACAGGGACAGGTGGGGCAAGCTGTCGTTTACCTCATTAAGGGCTTGGCGTGA
- the thiD gene encoding bifunctional hydroxymethylpyrimidine kinase/phosphomethylpyrimidine kinase, with product MPSAADSPPPVRTPPTALTIAASDSSGAAGVAADLKTFAAHQVYGLLAITALTAQDSQAIYAVQPLPPEFIARQMRAVLTDMGADAAKTGLLFNAPTIRAVAAAFAESGFAAPLVVDPVLVAGDGRRLVDAAGLAAYREALFPQAALITPNLTECGLLLEGAVTTAEEMSAAALALCARYNLPAVLVKGGHLPSGVMIDILAVGGTLHHYETPRLALDNPRGTGCTFSAAITAELAKGTALPDAVRLAQGYLQRALAAAVGWRLGAGRATLWHGVDPERGRDDAALTPSP from the coding sequence ATGCCCAGCGCGGCTGACTCGCCGCCCCCCGTCCGAACGCCACCAACGGCGCTGACCATTGCCGCCAGCGATTCCAGTGGGGCGGCGGGGGTGGCGGCAGACCTCAAAACATTCGCCGCCCATCAGGTCTATGGGCTGCTGGCGATCACCGCACTCACTGCCCAAGACTCACAGGCAATTTACGCTGTACAGCCCCTTCCGCCGGAGTTTATTGCCCGTCAGATGCGGGCGGTCTTGACGGATATGGGTGCGGATGCGGCAAAAACAGGGCTGCTGTTCAATGCCCCAACCATTCGGGCGGTGGCGGCTGCTTTTGCGGAGTCTGGCTTTGCCGCCCCGCTGGTGGTCGATCCTGTCCTTGTGGCGGGTGATGGGCGGCGGCTGGTGGACGCGGCAGGTCTTGCCGCCTACCGTGAGGCACTTTTTCCCCAAGCGGCGCTCATCACGCCTAATCTAACCGAATGTGGTTTGCTGCTGGAAGGGGCGGTCACCACCGCCGAGGAGATGTCAGCGGCGGCGCTGGCACTCTGTGCGCGGTATAACCTCCCCGCTGTCTTGGTCAAAGGGGGGCATTTGCCAAGCGGCGTGATGATCGATATTTTGGCGGTGGGGGGGACATTGCACCACTACGAGACACCGCGCCTTGCTTTAGACAACCCACGCGGCACAGGCTGCACCTTCAGCGCCGCCATTACCGCTGAACTGGCGAAGGGCACAGCGCTGCCGGATGCCGTCAGACTGGCTCAAGGCTACCTTCAGCGGGCGCTGGCGGCGGCAGTGGGCTGGCGGCTAGGGGCAGGGCGAGCGACGCTCTGGCATGGCGTCGATCCAGAGCGGGGGCGGGACGATGCGGCGCTCACGCCAAGCCCTTAA
- a CDS encoding response regulator codes for MTDHILIVDDEQQTLDLLRIMLRPLNRPIESVMNGHDTLISVEYNPPRVILLDFMLPDMTGLEVCTRLKADASAAHIPVIFYTASHDKIIETQAQDAGADYFLRKPATRAMLCETIETALRKTLPSDA; via the coding sequence ATGACCGATCACATTTTGATTGTCGATGATGAGCAGCAAACGCTCGATCTGCTGCGGATCATGCTCCGTCCCTTGAATCGCCCTATCGAAAGCGTCATGAATGGGCATGACACCTTGATCTCTGTGGAATACAATCCCCCCAGAGTGATCCTGCTCGATTTCATGCTCCCCGACATGACCGGTCTGGAGGTCTGTACGCGCTTGAAGGCAGATGCCAGCGCCGCGCACATTCCGGTGATCTTCTACACCGCCAGTCATGACAAGATAATCGAAACCCAAGCGCAAGACGCTGGCGCCGATTATTTCCTGCGCAAACCAGCCACCCGCGCCATGCTCTGTGAGACAATAGAAACCGCCCTTCGCAAAACACTTCCTAGCGACGCCTAA
- a CDS encoding phosphoglycerate dehydrogenase → MTHILVPDNLDNAGLTLLKAAPEVTLQAAAKMSREEVLAAIPNAAAMIIRSATTVDAAMMDAAPRLKVIGRAGVGVDNVDLPEATERGIVVMNAPDGNTIATAELALGLMLALARHIPQANATTHSGKWEKKAFMGVELRGKTLGVVGFGRVGRAVAKRAAAFEMTIIAFDPFISAESGAAHGAEMVSLDELYARADFITLHAVSSPENKGMINAASIQKMKKGVRIVNDSRGSLIDEAALAEALKSGQVAAAALDVFNKEPLEDGSPLVGIPNAILTPHLGASTLEAQDAVAIQIVENVLGALFRGDYRNVVNPDVLTKVRA, encoded by the coding sequence ATGACCCATATCCTTGTGCCGGATAATCTTGACAATGCTGGACTGACCCTTCTGAAGGCTGCCCCGGAAGTGACCCTCCAAGCGGCGGCAAAAATGAGCCGCGAGGAAGTGCTTGCCGCCATTCCCAACGCCGCCGCCATGATCATTCGCAGCGCAACCACCGTAGACGCCGCCATGATGGATGCCGCACCACGCCTGAAGGTGATCGGGCGAGCAGGCGTTGGCGTCGATAATGTCGATCTGCCAGAGGCAACCGAACGCGGGATTGTCGTGATGAACGCCCCCGATGGGAATACAATAGCCACTGCCGAACTTGCCTTAGGGTTGATGTTGGCGTTGGCACGCCATATTCCGCAAGCAAACGCCACCACCCACAGCGGGAAGTGGGAGAAAAAAGCCTTCATGGGCGTTGAACTGCGCGGGAAAACCCTCGGCGTCGTCGGCTTTGGGCGCGTTGGACGGGCAGTGGCAAAGCGGGCGGCGGCGTTCGAGATGACAATCATCGCCTTTGATCCCTTCATCTCGGCGGAATCGGGCGCGGCGCACGGGGCAGAGATGGTCAGCCTTGACGAACTCTATGCCCGCGCCGATTTCATCACCTTGCACGCCGTCTCCAGCCCCGAAAACAAGGGGATGATCAACGCCGCCTCAATCCAGAAGATGAAGAAGGGCGTCCGTATTGTCAACGACTCACGCGGGTCACTCATTGATGAGGCGGCGCTGGCAGAGGCGTTGAAATCTGGGCAAGTGGCGGCGGCGGCGCTGGATGTCTTTAACAAAGAGCCGCTTGAAGACGGCAGCCCACTGGTGGGGATTCCGAACGCCATTTTGACACCCCATCTGGGGGCAAGCACCTTAGAAGCGCAAGATGCGGTTGCTATCCAGATTGTTGAGAATGTCTTGGGGGCGCTGTTCAGGGGCGACTATCGGAACGTCGTCAACCCCGATGTGCTGACAAAAGTGAGGGCGTAA